Proteins encoded in a region of the Prunus persica cultivar Lovell chromosome G4, Prunus_persica_NCBIv2, whole genome shotgun sequence genome:
- the LOC18780143 gene encoding vesicle-associated protein 4-2 yields MTIADQKSSSDGKVWGFFKRPFRPSGNTTVTTSSTSSSHNAPQHSNGPQGDGSNPPATNSVSSVARSLLPTRRRLKLDPHNKLYFPCEPGKQVRSAIRIKNTSKSYVAFKFQTTAPKSCFMRPPGAILSPGESIIATVFKFVEVPENNEKLVDQKSRVKFKIMSLKVKGAMDYVPELFDELKDQVAIEQILRVVFLDPERSTPAMEKLKRQLADADAALEERKKPPEDAGPKIIGEGLVIDEWKERRERYLARQQVEGVDSA; encoded by the exons ATGACCATAGCTGACCAAAAGTCGTCGTCCGACGGAAAAGTCTGGGGCTTCTTCAAGCGGCCGTTTCGGCCGTCCGGGAACACCACCGTTACGACGTCGTCCACATCGTCGTCGCACAACGCTCCTCAACATAGCAACGGTCCTCAAGGCGACGGATCAAATCCACCGGCTACGAATTCGGTGTCGTCCGTCGCCAGGTCGCTGCTCCCCACTCGCCGTAGACTCAAGCTCGATCCCCACAATAAACTCTATTTTCCTT GTGAACCTGGAAAGCAGGTTAGGAGCGCCAttagaattaaaaacacaAGCAAGTCATATGTAGCTTTCAAG TTTCAAACAACTGCACCAAAAAGTTGTTTCATGCGTCCTCCAGGAGCTATTCTTAGTCCTGGCGAAAGCATTATAGCAACTG TATTCAAGTTTGTGGAGGTTCCGGAGAACAATGAAAAATTGGTGGATCAAAAGAGCAGGgttaaatttaaaatcatGAGCCTGAAGGTGAAAGGAGCAATGGACTATGTACCCGAGCTG tttgatgagctgaaggacCAAGTGGCAATAGAGCAGATCCTACGGGTTGTCTTTTTAGATCCAGAGCGTTCTACCCCG GCTATGGAAAAACTGAAGCGTCAATTGGCCGATGCTGATGCTGCGCTTGAGGAACGCAAGAAACCTCCAGAAGATGCTGGTCCGAAGATTATTGGAGAAGGGCTCGTGATAGATGAATGG AAGGAGAGGAGGGAAAGATATCTTGCTAGGCAGCAAGTGGAAGGGGTGGACTCGGCATGA
- the LOC18778152 gene encoding vacuolar protein sorting-associated protein 28 homolog 1, whose amino-acid sequence MEVKLANDKREREMYDSFAELYAIIKTTEKLEKAYIRDVISSSAYETECQKLIAHFKTLASTLKDTIPSIERFAETYKMDCPAAINRLVTSGVPATVEHRAAAAASMTSSAAAVAECTQNFITAMDSLKLNMVAVDQVHPLLSDLLTSLGKLTFLPPDFLGKVKLKEWIARLSKMGAADELTEQQSRQLHFDLESSYNSFMAALPNYGT is encoded by the coding sequence ATGGAGGTCAAGCTGGCGAATGACAAGCGTGAAAGAGAAATGTATGATAGTTTTGCTGAACTTTACGCCATTATAAAGACCACCGAGAAGCTTGAAAAGGCATATATTCGTGATGTGATCTCTTCGTCAGCGTATGAGACTGAATGCCAAAAGCTCATTGCCCACTTTAAGACTTTGGCTTCCACGCTTAAAGACACCATCCCAAGCATCGAGCGATTTGCAGAAACATACAAGATGGACTGCCCAGCAGCTATAAACCGCCTTGTGACCTCAGGGGTGCCTGCCACAGTGGAGCATCGGGCTGCTGCAGCTGCCTCCATGACTTCCTCAGCTGCTGCTGTGGCAGAATGCACACAGAATTTCATCACTGCAATGGACTCATTGAAGCTGAACATGGTTGCAGTTGATCAGGTGCACCCGCTGCTCTCGGACCTTTTAACGTCTCTGGGTAAGTTGACCTTTCTGCCACCAGACTTTTTGGGGAAGGTGAAGTTGAAGGAGTGGATTGCAAGATTATCAAAGATGGGAGCGGCCGATGAGTTGACAGAGCAGCAGTCTAGGCAGCTTCACTTTGATCTTGAGTCGTCCTACAACTCATTTATGGCAGCTTTGCCAAACTATGGTACTTGA
- the LOC18779070 gene encoding uncharacterized protein LOC18779070 has translation MAWIASLKIVLISSGVVALAWAMKLSVPLVMEFVASHLPLVCASFRSLLRPPYIYVLINGIIITIVASSRFHNDRSPQPKPQPEESESTVSETPAVYEQRRYLEPLVHEEVHEERPAVINGSVEAEPEPEVKDVRVDEDEVVISSSKWTPPKSVMKSDEIASPEVEDVRLDEDEVVISSSTWTPPKSVMKSDEIASPVEKPLVSVRFSHRKPARSSPEGGKPLRVAKPKRHDTLENTWKAITEGRSMPLSRHMKKSETWENHGRQVQLKVDSAVDTSAVLNSETFKDWTNQQQVTASAGCVGKLRKEPSLSQDELNRRVEAFINKFNEEMRLQRQESLNQYMETVKRGSQ, from the exons ATGGCGTGGATTGCTTCTTTGAAGATTGTGCTAATTTCGAGCGGCGTGGTGGCGTTGGCGTGGGCTATGAAGCTCTCCGTTCCACTGGTGATGGAATTCGTAGCCTCTCACTTGCCGCTCGTGTGCGCCTCCTTCCGATCCTTGCTCAGGCCTCCGTATATTTACGTTCTCATCAACggcatcatcatcaccatcgtCGCTTCCTCGAGGTTCCACAACGACCGCTCGCCTCAGCCTAAGCCTCAACCGGAAGAGTCTGAATCGACCGTCTCGGAGACGCCGGCGGTTTACGAGCAGCGGAGATATCTAGAGCCTCTAGTTCATGAGGAGGTGCACGAGGAGAGGCCTGCGGTGATCAATGGCTCTGTAGAAGCAGAGCCTGAGCCGGAGGTTAAAGATGTACGTGTAGACGAAGACGAGGTTGTGATCTCGAGCTCCAAGTGGACACCGCCAAAGAGTGTGATGAAATCCGACGAGATTGCTTCGCCGGAGGTTGAAGATGTTCGTCTAGATGAAGACGAGGTTGTGATCTCGAGCTCCACGTGGACGCCGCCGAAGAGTGTGATGAAATCCGACGAGATTGCTTCGCCGGTGGAGAAACCTCTGGTTTCTGTGAGATTCAGCCACCGGAAACCGGCTAGATCCAGTCCTGAAG GTGGGAAGCCGTTGAGAGTAGCGAAGCCAAAACGGCACGACACATTGGAGAACACGTGGAAAGCGATAACGGAAGGGCGTTCGATGCCGCTGAGCAGGCACATGAAGAAGAGCGAGACGTGGGAGAATCACGGCCGTCAAGTTCAACTGAAGGTTGACTCAGCAGTGGACACGTCAGCGGTGCTGAACTCAGAGACGTTCAAGGACTGGACGAATCAGCAGCAAGTGACAGCATCGGCTGGGTGCGTAGGGAAGCTGAGGAAAGAGCCGTCGCTGAGCCAGGACGAGTTGAACCGCCGAGTTGAAGCGTTCATAAACAAGTTCAATGAGGAAATGAGGCTGCAGAGACAAGAGTCGTTGAATCAATACATGGAGACGGTCAAGCGTGGAAGCCAATAA
- the LOC18779554 gene encoding sphingosine kinase 1 isoform X1, which translates to MDRPESAQPILSDRVLINGTVTPVTLFADGVLRWSERGQRSLIVEKEVLGFAAEGPKIRIRALVEDGDGICCVASRGAVVRKEFVFKPLSEDSHRLWCQKLREHIDSLGRPKRLFVFVNPFGGSKSASKIYAEHVKPLFQDANIQFTLQETQYQLHAKEVAKTLDLSKYDGIVCVSGDGILVEVVNGLLEREDWEAAIKMPLGVVPAGTGNGMAKSLLDSVGEPCTASNAILAIIRGNKRSLDVATIWQGKTKFFSVLMLAWGLVADVDIESEKYRWMGSARLDFYAVQRIVHLRQYNGSISFVPAPGFEIYGEPTSYNNISEPTNHHNKCGPSQEEPVNIRQHGYEGPDINLENMDWRTINGPFVSVWLHNVPWGSEDTKAAPDAKFSDGYLDVIIMRACPKLSLLSLMSGLSTGSHVNSPYVMYFKVKALILEPGPLTEDPTKGGIIDSDGEVLARGKGAYKCDQKTLMAYDKLQITVDQGLATLFSPV; encoded by the exons ATGGACCGACCCGAGTCCGCTCAACCCATACTCTCCGACCGGGTCCTCATAAACGGCACCGTCACTCCGGTGACTCTATTCGCCGATGGAGTTCTCCGGTGGTCGGAGAGAGGTCAACGAAGCTTGATCGTGGAGAAGGAGGTCCTCGGGTTCGCAGCGGAAGGTCCGAAGATTAGGATCAGAGCCTTAGTGGAAGACGGAGATGGAATCTGCTGCGTCGCGAGCAGAGGAGCTGTGGTGAGGAAAGAATTCGTCTTCAAGCCTCTCTCTGAGGACTCGCATAGGCTCTGGTGCCAGAAGCTCCGCGAACACATTGATTCTCTGG GGCGGCCAAAGAGGCTCTTCGTTTTTGTGAATCCATTTGGTGGGAGCAAATCCGCTTCAAAAATATATGCTGAACACGTAAAACCTCTTTTCCAGGATGCTAATATCCAATTTACACTACAAG AAACTCAATATCAACTACATGCGAAGGAAGTTGCTAAAACACTAGATCTTTCAAAGTATGATGGCATTGTTTGTGTTAGTGGGGATGGAATCTTGGTTGAG GTAGTAAATGGACTCCTTGAGAGAGAGGATTGGGAAGCTGCAATAAAGATGCCTCTTGGAGTAGTTCCTGCAG GTACAGGAAATGGAATGGCAAAATCTCTTTTGGATTCTGTTGGTGAACCTTGTACAGCATCTAATGCTATTCTTGCCATTATTCGAG GGAATAAGCGTTCACTGGATGTAGCTACCATATGGCAGGGGAAGACCAAATTCTTCAGTGTATTGATGCTTGCATGGG GTTTAGTGGCAGATGTTGACATTGAGTCTGAGAAGTATAGGTGGATGGGAAGTGCTCGTCTAGATTTCTAT GCTGTTCAACGAATTGTGCATTTGAGGCAATATAATGGATCTATTTCCTTTGTGCCTGCACCTGGCTTTGAAATTTATGGGGAGCCTACTAGTTACAACAACATTAGTGAACCTACTAACCATCACAATAAATGTGGTCCAAGTCAAGAGGAGCCTGTTAACATTCGACAGCATGGCTATGAGGGACCTGATATTAACTTGGAGAACATGGACTGGAGAACTATTAATGGACCATTCGTTTCAGTCTGGCTTCACAATGTCCCTTGGGGAAGTGAAGACACAAAGGCAGCGCCTGATGCCAAG TTCTCAGATGGTTACCTAGATGTGATAATTATGAGAGCTTGCCCAAAACTATCCTTGCTCTCGTTGATGTCAGGGTTGAGCACAGGAAGTCATGTCAATTCACCATATGTCATGTACTTCAAG GTGAAAGCATTAATTTTGGAACCAGGTCCTCTCACTGAGGACCCCACAAAGGGAGGGATTATAGACTCAGATGGTGAGGTCCTGGCTAGGGGCAAAGGAGCATACAAATGTGACCAAAAGACGCTGATGGCCTATGATAAACTCCAAATAACTGTGGATCAAGGTTTAGCTACTCTGTTTTCCCCGGTATAA
- the LOC18780156 gene encoding B3 domain-containing protein Os07g0563300: MSSSSSKVCYNSECKELKSEHPRKGWRLRTGEYAELCDRCYLAYEEGRFCETFHMNAAGWRCCESCGKRVHCGCIVSSHAFTLLDPGGVECMTCARKNFVLTPNPAWPTSMFFHSPLSERLKDLSVKNWTHLAGSGPVPWRQAPSLFNSSIPSSELHTRVPYEVDVSTGINKLNASERIFVSSMEKKKVEDFSERLMKVNLTMGTQESLENGKPGNNREEQSSSCLNISQQSASLKEDPSTPQFGPYGSVSETNAQVGVTGTNLRPTLPLAKQFNGNLQNGVESSADTQIRNARPRADARGRNQLLPRYWPRFTDQELQQISGDKNSVITPLFEKMLSASDAGRIGRLVLPKKCAEAYFPPISQPEGLPLKVQDSKGKEWVFQFRFWPNNNSRMYVLEGVTPCIQSMQLQAGDIVTFSRLEPEGKLVMGFRKASTAPPSDQENETNKASNGVSALADAELADPSSWSKVDKSGYIAKEALGSKSLISRKRKNSTLGSKSKRLRIENEDLIELKLTWEEAQGLLRAPANHIPTVVVIEGFEFEEYEDAPILGMPTIYATGSAGEKIQWAQCEDCFKWRKLPVNALLPSKWTCSDNSWDPERSSCSAAQDLTTEQLEDLLPSHSTVTSKKMKAAKQDPDNIEALEGLDTLANLAILGEGESLPASAQATTKHPRHRPGCSCIVCIQPPSGKGPKHKQTCTCNVCLTVKRRFRTLMMRREKKQSEKEAESTRKKQQQQQLVVIDKVDDDTPICCNAGSSSPNQKKEVLELSDDDLNRTKSSTPPFKGQIDLNIQPEREEELSPGSDSGSMMKLLQDATERYLKQQRLSSSGGSENSSGNRSQQVGGEAGGGEPLSNGVTLGSSNHDGGNDCPATLSIKASASMTATG; this comes from the exons ATGTCGTCGTCGTCTTCCAAGGTCTGCTACAATTCCGAGTGCAAGGAATTGAAATCGGAGCATCCGAGAAAGGGCTGGCGGCTACGTACGGGAGAGTATGCTGAGCTATGCGATCGATGCTA TCTTGCTTATGAGGAAGGAAGATTCTGTGAGACTTTCCATATGAATGCCGCTGGTTGGAGATGCTGCGAGTCTTGTGGGAAG CGGGTTCATTGTGGATGCATTGTTTCAAGTCATGCATTTACATTGTTGGATCCTGGAGGAGTTGAGTGCATGACATGTGCAAggaaaaattttgttttg ACACCAAATCCAGCATGGCCAACATCTATGTTCTTCCATTCACCTTTATCTGAGAGACTTAAGGACCTGTCTGTCAAAAATTGGACTCATTTGGCTGGATCTGGTCCTGTACCATGGAGGCAAGCACCCAGTTTATTCAATTCTTCAATTCCTTCATCTGAGTTGCATACGAGGGTGCCATATGAAGTTGATGTTTCAACTGGGATTAACAAACTTAATGCCAGTGAAAGAATATTTGTATCCTCcatggaaaagaagaaagtagaGGATTTTTCTGAAAGACTAATGAAAGTTAACCTCACTATGGGCACACAAGAAAGTCTTGAAAACGGGAAGCCAG GAAATAACCGCGAGGAGCAAAGTAGTTCATGTTTAAATATATCTCAGCAGTCTGCCTCTTTGAAGGAGGACCCTTCTACTCCACAATTTGGTCCATATGGATCTGTGAGTGAAACAAATGCTCAAGTGGGGGTTACTGGAACTAATTTGCGGCCAACCCTTCCTTTGGCAAAGCAGTTTAATGGTAATTTACAGAATGGAGTTGAATCATCTGCTGATACTCAGATCCGCAATGCAAGGCCTCGAGCGGATGCCCGGGGAAGAAATCAGTTACTTCCACGGTACTGGCCTAGATTTACTGATCAAGAGCTACAGCAAATATCTGGAGA TAAAAATTCTGTAATAACTCCATTATTCGAGAAAATGTTAAGTGCGAGTGATGCTGGGCGGATTGGACGTCTGGTGTTGCCAAAAAAATGTGCAGAG GCCTACTTTCCTCCAATTTCTCAGCCTGAAGGGTTACCTCTTAAAGTTCAGGATTCAAAAGGCAAGGAATGGGTATTTCAGTTTCGTTTCTGGCCCAACAATAATAGCAGAATGTATGTTCTGGAGGGGGTTACTCCGTGCATACAGTCCATGCAATTGCAGGCAGGCGACATAG TAACCTTTAGTCGATTGGAGCCAGAAGGGAAATTGGTTATGGGGTTCAGAAAGGCTTCAACTGCCCCACCATCTGATCAG GAAAACGAGACAAACAAGGCAAGCAATGGAGTTTCAGCCCTTGCAGAT GCTGAATTGGCAGATCCTAGCTCATGGTCTAAAGTTGATAAGTCTGGTTACATAGCAAAAGAAGCACTGGGATCTAAGTCTTTGATCTctagaaaaaggaagaacagTACCTTGGGTTCTAAGAGTAAGCGCCTGAGAATTGAAAATGAAGACCTGATAGAACTGAAGTTAACATGGGAAGAAGCTCAAGGCCTGCTTCGCGCTCCTGCTAACCATATACCTACTGTTGTGGTGATTGAAGGCTTTGAGTTTGAGGAATATGAG GATGCTCCAATTCTTGGGATGCCAACAATTTATGCTACGGGCAGTGCAGG TGAGAAGATTCAATGGGCTCAATGCGAAGATTGTTTCAAATGGCGCAAACTGCCTGTGAATGCACTTCTACCCTCAAAATGGACTTGTTCTGATAATTCATGGGACCCTGAAAG ATCTTCGTGTTCAGCAGCGCAAGATTTGACAACAGAACAGCTTGAAGATCTTCTACCTTCCCATAGTACAG TTACTTCCAAGAAAATGAAGGCTGCTAAACAGGACCCAGATAACATTGAAGCTCTGGAAGGGCTCGACACACTTGCAAACCTCGCTATCTTGGGAGAGGGTGAGTCACTCCCAGCATCAGCCCAAGCCACCACAAAGCATCCCCGACATAGACCTGGATGCTCATGCATTGTCTGCATCCAACCCCCCAGTGGGAAGGGTCCAAAACACAAGCAAACCTGCACCTGTAATGTATGCTTAACAGTGAAGCGCCGTTTCCGTACATTAATGATGCGGCGTGAGAAGAAGCAATCAGAAAAAGAAGCGGAAAGTACACGCaaaaagcagcagcagcagcaattaGTAGTGATTGATAAAGTAGACGACGACACCCCCATATGTTGTAACGCAGGAAGCAGTAGTCCAAACCAGAAAAAGGAGGTCCTTGAACTTTCTGATGATGACCTTAACAGGACGAAATCCTCAACCCCACCTTTTAAAGGCCAAATTGACCTGAATATCCAGCCAGAGCGGGAGGAAGAGCTGTCACCTGGCTCCGATTCTGGCAGCATGATGAAGTTGCTCCAAGATGCCACAGAAAGGTATCTCAAGCAACAGAGATTGTCAAGTTCTGGTGGCAGTGAAAATTCATCAGGCAATCGGTCACAGCAAGTTGGAGGTGAAGCCGGAGGGGGGGAACCCCTCAGCAATGGTGTAACCCTCGGAAGTAGCAATCATGATGGTGGCAACGACTGTCCTGCAACTTTATCCATTAAGGCATCAGCATCCATGACTGCGACGGGATAA
- the LOC18780728 gene encoding uncharacterized protein LOC18780728 codes for MFSLKLCKSHHNSPFLSNPHQLQQEAKTRSAHFAPCKILSPNKRKLSVRASSSGQGGEAAEKKSSERRPFLTLEEAGLVEISGLSTHERFLCRLTISSLNLLRVISEQEGCPIEELNAGKVCDWFVKDKLKREQNLDSAVLQWDDSSELL; via the exons ATGTTCTCGCTCAAGCTTTGCAAAAGCCACCATAACTCACCCTTCCTCTCAAACCCTCATCAACTTCAACAAGAAGCAAAAACTCGAAGTGCCCATTTTGCACCATGCAAAATACTGAGCcccaataaaagaaaacttagCGTGAGAGCAAGTAGCAGTGGACAAGGAGGAGAAGCAGCTGAGAAGAAAAGCAGCGAAAGACGACCTTTCTTAACCCTAGAAGAAGCTGGTCTAGTGGAAATATCTGGTCTCAGCACTCACGAGAGGTTCCTATGTCGTTTAACG ATATCGTCTTTGAATCTGCTGAGAGTGATATCAGAGCAAGAAGGTTGCCCAATTGAGGAGCTAAATGCTGGCAAGGTATGCGACTGGTTTGTGAAGGATAAGCTGAAAAGAGAGCAGAACTTAGACTCTGCTGTCCTTCAATGGGATGATTCTTCCGAGCTTCTCTAA
- the LOC18779554 gene encoding sphingosine kinase 2 isoform X2, protein MPLGVVPAGTGNGMAKSLLDSVGEPCTASNAILAIIRGNKRSLDVATIWQGKTKFFSVLMLAWGLVADVDIESEKYRWMGSARLDFYAVQRIVHLRQYNGSISFVPAPGFEIYGEPTSYNNISEPTNHHNKCGPSQEEPVNIRQHGYEGPDINLENMDWRTINGPFVSVWLHNVPWGSEDTKAAPDAKFSDGYLDVIIMRACPKLSLLSLMSGLSTGSHVNSPYVMYFKVKALILEPGPLTEDPTKGGIIDSDGEVLARGKGAYKCDQKTLMAYDKLQITVDQGLATLFSPV, encoded by the exons ATGCCTCTTGGAGTAGTTCCTGCAG GTACAGGAAATGGAATGGCAAAATCTCTTTTGGATTCTGTTGGTGAACCTTGTACAGCATCTAATGCTATTCTTGCCATTATTCGAG GGAATAAGCGTTCACTGGATGTAGCTACCATATGGCAGGGGAAGACCAAATTCTTCAGTGTATTGATGCTTGCATGGG GTTTAGTGGCAGATGTTGACATTGAGTCTGAGAAGTATAGGTGGATGGGAAGTGCTCGTCTAGATTTCTAT GCTGTTCAACGAATTGTGCATTTGAGGCAATATAATGGATCTATTTCCTTTGTGCCTGCACCTGGCTTTGAAATTTATGGGGAGCCTACTAGTTACAACAACATTAGTGAACCTACTAACCATCACAATAAATGTGGTCCAAGTCAAGAGGAGCCTGTTAACATTCGACAGCATGGCTATGAGGGACCTGATATTAACTTGGAGAACATGGACTGGAGAACTATTAATGGACCATTCGTTTCAGTCTGGCTTCACAATGTCCCTTGGGGAAGTGAAGACACAAAGGCAGCGCCTGATGCCAAG TTCTCAGATGGTTACCTAGATGTGATAATTATGAGAGCTTGCCCAAAACTATCCTTGCTCTCGTTGATGTCAGGGTTGAGCACAGGAAGTCATGTCAATTCACCATATGTCATGTACTTCAAG GTGAAAGCATTAATTTTGGAACCAGGTCCTCTCACTGAGGACCCCACAAAGGGAGGGATTATAGACTCAGATGGTGAGGTCCTGGCTAGGGGCAAAGGAGCATACAAATGTGACCAAAAGACGCTGATGGCCTATGATAAACTCCAAATAACTGTGGATCAAGGTTTAGCTACTCTGTTTTCCCCGGTATAA
- the LOC18778825 gene encoding syntaxin-124: MNDLFSSSFKKYTDLKQQAYLDDMEAGKETVNLDKFFEDVENVKEDMRQVDKLYKQLQDANEESKTVHNAKTMKELRTRMDLDVEQVLKKVKIIKGKLEGLERSNATHRNLPGCGPGSSADRTRTSVVSGLGKKLKDMMDDFQGLRGRMTSEYKETIERRYFTITGEKASEETIENLISSGESESFLQKAIQEQGRGQILDTISEMQERHDAVKEIEKNLIELHQIFLDMAALVEAQGHQLNDIESHVMHASSFVRRGTDNLQEAKEQQKKSRKWTCIAIILGIILVILLLIPILIQVLPHML, translated from the coding sequence ATGAACGACTTATTTTCGAGCTCGTTCAAGAAATACACTGACCTGAAACAGCAGGCCTACCTGGACGATATGGAGGCCGGGAAGGAGACTGTTAATCTTGACAAGTTCTTCGAAGATGTCgagaatgtgaaggaggaCATGAGACAGGTTGATAAGCTGTACAAGCAGCTACAAGATGCCAATGAAGAGAGCAAGACTGTGCACAATGCTAAAACCATGAAAGAGCTCCGAACCCGCATGGACTTGGATGTCGAGCAGGTCCTTAAGAAGGTCAAAATCATAAAGGGAAAGCTTGAAGGTTTGGAGCGTTCCAACGCAACTCACAGAAACCTTCCTGGTTGTGGCCCTGGCTCCTCCGCGGATCGAACCAGGACCTCAGTGGTTAGTGGTTTGGGGAAGAAACTCAAGGACATGATGGATGACTTTCAGGGATTGAGAGGTAGAATGACATCTGAATATAAAGAAACAATAGAACGCAGGTATTTTACTATAACCGGAGAGAAAGCGAGTGAGGAAACTATCGAAAATTTGATATCGAGTGGAGAAAGTGAGAGCTTTCTGCAGAAGGCTATTCAAGAACAGGGGAGAGGTCAGATTTTGGACACCATATCAGAAATGCAAGAAAGACATGATGCTGTGAAGGAGATTGAGAAGAATTTGATTGAGCTCCATCAGATATTCTTGGACATGGCTGCTCTGGTTGAAGCACAGGGTCACCAACTCAATGACATTGAGAGCCATGTCATGCATGCTAGCTCGTTTGTCAGACGCGGCACCGACAATCTTCAAGAGGCCAAAGAACAGCAGAAGAAATCAAGGAAGTGGACATGCATTGCTATAATTCTTGGAATAATCCTCGTCATTCTCCTCCTAATTCCGATTTTGATTCAAGTTTTGCCTCATATGTTGTAG
- the LOC18778266 gene encoding putative PAP-specific phosphatase, mitochondrial, producing the protein MILVHSARHFSTVRFSQPDPAVRRLRFSVRSSLPFGTEKAKYHRELEAAVDAVERACALCVEVQSSLLSSKRRVVEKNDQTPVTVADFGVQALLSLELGKRFPSIPLVAEEDSAFVRSNNLVGPVFDAVISKTSHGENPWTPDHVLEAIDRGGQDGSTFGAQPATYWVLDPIDGTQGFVKGNQALYVVGLALVVDGQIVLAVMGCPNWQNAVSNKSTSEVQEEKNTPPGSGIIMVAHTGCGTWTKRLSSVLNLTAKMPYSWMQCFVDGCCVVEEARYSIRASDAWESYPLSTLFTSTTSADSIDEGQILLVKSCCGSLSKYIMVASGRVSLYMQNVKVQKVTKAWDHAAGIICVHEAGGKVTDWKGDQINLAADQLGRRNIYPSGGILVTNGNLHNRLVEMISSNSSTVSR; encoded by the exons ATGATTCTCGTCCACTCAGCCCGGCATTTCTCGACCGTCCGATTCAGTCAGCCCGATCCGGCGGTCCGCAGGCTACGCTTCAGCGTGAGGTCGAGTTTGCCGTTCGGCACTGAGAAGGCCAAGTACCATCGGGAGCTGGAAGCAGCCGTCGACGCCGTAGAGAGAGCTTGCGCGCTCTGCGTCGAAGTCCAATCGTCTTTGCTATCGAGTAAACGACGGGTTGTTGAAAAAAATGACCAGACTCCGGTCACGGTGGCGGATTTTGGTGTCCAGGCCCTCTTGAGTTTGG AGCTTGGTAAACGCTTCCCTTCCATTCCCTTGGTGGCGGAAGAAGACTCTGCGTTTGTACGTTCAAATAATCTAGTAGGGCCAGTTTTCGATGCGGTTATTAGCAAGACCAGCCATGGAGAAAACCCATGGACGCCTGATCATGTATTGGAAGCCATTGACAGAGGGGGCCAGGATGGTTCTACTTTCGGAGCTCAGCCGGCCACGTATTGG GTACTGGACCCAATTGATGGCACCCAAGGATTTGTGAAAGGAAATCAGGCGTTGTATGTG GTAGGTTTGGCTCTTGTAGTTGACGGACAGATTGTATTAGCTGTCATGGGCTGCCCGAACTGGCAGAATGCCGTATCCAACAAATCCACCTCTGAAGTccaggaagaaaaaaacactCCACCTGGATCAGGGATTATTATGGTTGCTCATACTGGGTGTGGCACATGGACAAAACGCCTGTCATCTGTGCTAAATCTCACAGCCAAAATGCCTTATTCTTGGATGCAATGCTTCGTTGATGGATGTTGCGTGGTGGAAGAGGCACGCTATTCTATCAGAGCGAGTGATGCATGGGAGTCATATCCGCTGTCAACTTTGTTCACCTCAACAACTAGTGCTGATAGCATTGATGAGGGTCAAATTCTTCTTGTGAAATCTTGTTGTGGAAG TTTATCCAAGTATATAATGGTGGCTTCAGGCAGGGTATCTCTTTATATGCAGAATGTGAAAGTTCAAAAAGTTACCAAG GCTTGGGATCACGCTGCTGGTATTATATGCGTGCATGAAGCAGGGGGAAAG GTGACTGACTGGAAGGGAGATCAAATTAATCTTGCAGCAGATCAACTTGGACGGAGGAATATATACCCTTCTGGTGGTATCCTTGTGACAAATGGCAACTTGCATAACCGGCTTGTAGAGATGATATCTTCCAATTCGTCCACTGTTTCACGGTGA